Proteins encoded by one window of Candidatus Endowatersipora endosymbiont of Watersipora subatra:
- the hemE gene encoding uroporphyrinogen decarboxylase, which produces MMRQAGRYLPEYRTIRNRSGAFLDLCYSPEKAVELTLQPIRRFGFDAAILFSDILVIPDALGIPVIFKEGQGPIIKPISIDEISLLKVDNVLSHLIPIFETLKELSIQLPSETTLLGFCGAPWTIATYMIVGHATPNQVPTRLFALEKTTVFQRLIDVITEASILYLVEQIKNGAEAVQIFDSWASLLDQDQMNRWCIEPVRRIVEGVRYHVPHAKIIGFPKGIGAYYKDYRRLTGVNMVSLDWGLPLSFAQEIQKKGPVQGNLDPLRLIAGGKVLNDGVDMILESLSSGPLVFNLGHGIMPNTPIDHVESMIKRVRDFKGN; this is translated from the coding sequence ATGATGCGCCAAGCTGGTCGTTACTTGCCTGAATATCGAACCATCAGAAACCGTTCAGGTGCTTTCTTAGACTTATGCTATTCTCCTGAAAAAGCTGTTGAACTTACCCTTCAGCCCATACGACGATTTGGATTTGATGCAGCAATCTTATTTTCAGATATTTTAGTCATTCCTGATGCATTAGGAATACCTGTTATCTTCAAAGAAGGTCAAGGACCGATTATTAAACCTATAAGTATTGATGAAATTTCTCTTCTCAAGGTAGACAACGTACTCAGCCACCTTATCCCTATTTTTGAAACGCTCAAAGAGTTATCTATTCAACTACCAAGTGAAACTACTTTACTAGGATTTTGTGGTGCTCCATGGACTATAGCTACTTACATGATTGTAGGTCATGCAACACCAAACCAAGTGCCTACACGACTCTTTGCCCTAGAAAAGACAACTGTCTTTCAAAGGCTTATTGATGTGATCACAGAGGCTTCGATTCTTTATCTAGTTGAGCAAATTAAAAATGGCGCCGAAGCAGTACAAATATTTGATTCCTGGGCATCACTGTTAGATCAAGATCAAATGAACCGTTGGTGTATTGAGCCAGTTCGTCGAATTGTCGAAGGAGTAAGATATCATGTACCTCATGCTAAGATTATTGGTTTTCCCAAAGGCATTGGCGCTTATTATAAAGATTATAGGCGTCTCACAGGTGTTAATATGGTTAGTCTAGACTGGGGACTTCCTTTATCATTTGCCCAAGAGATCCAAAAGAAGGGTCCCGTTCAAGGGAATCTTGATCCTCTACGATTAATCGCAGGTGGTAAAGTACTAAATGACGGTGTCGATATGATTTTAGAGTCCTTATCCTCGGGTCCATTAGTTTTTAATCTAGGCCATGGCATTATGCCTAACACCCCCATTGATCATGTAGAAAGCATGATAAAAAGAGTGCGTGATTTTAAAGGCAATTAA
- the hemJ gene encoding protoporphyrinogen oxidase HemJ gives MILWIKAAHIISVISWMVGLLYLPRLFVYHSEAEIGSKLSETFKTMEKRLLKIIMTPAMISTWIFGIWTAEAFSLWGKKWLMAKLVLVLILTGYHGLLSGWVKMFAADNNQKSSRFYRIVNEYPTVAVVGIIILVVVKPF, from the coding sequence ATGATTTTGTGGATAAAAGCAGCTCATATTATATCAGTGATCAGCTGGATGGTTGGTTTACTATACTTGCCACGCTTGTTTGTTTATCACTCTGAGGCCGAAATAGGATCAAAACTTTCTGAAACATTCAAAACAATGGAAAAACGCTTGTTAAAAATAATTATGACACCTGCGATGATATCTACTTGGATTTTTGGCATATGGACTGCAGAAGCTTTTTCTCTATGGGGAAAGAAGTGGCTGATGGCAAAGTTAGTTCTTGTTCTTATTTTGACAGGTTATCATGGTCTGCTGTCAGGATGGGTTAAAATGTTTGCAGCTGATAACAATCAGAAAAGCTCCCGATTCTACCGTATTGTTAATGAGTACCCAACTGTTGCTGTAGTTGGCATTATTATACTCGTTGTTGTTAAACCATTCTAA
- the rho gene encoding transcription termination factor Rho: MEQMKLQELKVKKPTELISFAEDLEVEHASTLRKQGLMFAILKQLAEEEVEIIGEGVVEVLQDGFAFLRSASANYLPGPDDIYISPSQLRKFSLRTGDTVEGLIRSPKDGERYFALLKINTINFDDPERIKHKAHFDNLTPLYPEQRFHMEIENSTHKDLSSRVIDLISPLGKGQRGLIVAPPRTGKTVLLQNIAHSITVNHPEAYLLVLLIDERPEEVTDMQRSVKGEVIASTFDEPASRHVQVAEMVIEKAKRLVEHGRDVVILLDSITRLGRAYNTTVPSSGKVLTGGVDANALQRPKRFFGAARNIEEGGSLTIIATALIDTGSRMDEVIFEEFKGTGNSEIVLDRKVADKRTYPSMDILKSGTRKEDLLIEKVDLQKVFVLRRILSSMGNTDAIEFLIDKLKQTKNNAEFFDSMNT; the protein is encoded by the coding sequence ATGGAACAAATGAAACTTCAGGAACTTAAGGTAAAAAAACCCACTGAGCTTATTTCTTTTGCTGAAGACTTAGAGGTTGAACATGCAAGTACTCTACGAAAGCAGGGTCTCATGTTCGCAATCCTGAAGCAGTTAGCTGAAGAGGAAGTAGAAATAATCGGTGAAGGTGTAGTAGAAGTTCTGCAGGATGGTTTCGCCTTTTTGCGATCAGCGAGCGCAAATTATCTTCCAGGCCCTGATGATATTTACATCTCACCTTCACAATTAAGAAAATTCTCTCTTCGGACTGGCGATACTGTAGAGGGATTGATTCGCAGTCCTAAAGATGGTGAACGCTATTTTGCATTACTTAAGATCAATACAATCAATTTTGATGATCCTGAAAGGATTAAACACAAAGCTCATTTTGATAATCTTACACCACTTTATCCAGAGCAGCGATTTCATATGGAGATTGAAAATTCAACGCACAAAGATTTATCTTCGAGGGTCATTGATCTGATCTCACCTCTTGGAAAAGGTCAACGTGGATTAATCGTAGCACCCCCCAGGACTGGTAAAACAGTTCTTCTACAAAACATCGCTCATTCTATTACTGTTAATCATCCAGAAGCATATTTACTTGTTTTGCTGATCGATGAACGTCCCGAAGAAGTCACTGATATGCAAAGGTCGGTAAAAGGTGAGGTCATTGCTTCAACGTTTGATGAGCCAGCAAGTCGTCATGTTCAGGTTGCTGAAATGGTGATTGAAAAAGCTAAACGCTTAGTAGAGCACGGTCGTGATGTGGTTATTTTACTTGATTCAATCACTCGTTTAGGTCGCGCGTACAATACAACTGTTCCTTCTTCCGGTAAAGTCTTAACTGGTGGAGTAGATGCTAATGCCCTACAGAGGCCCAAGCGTTTTTTTGGGGCTGCTCGAAATATTGAGGAAGGCGGATCTCTAACAATTATTGCGACAGCTTTGATTGATACTGGTAGCCGTATGGATGAAGTCATCTTCGAGGAATTCAAAGGAACAGGTAACTCCGAGATCGTTCTAGACCGAAAAGTTGCCGATAAGCGTACATATCCGTCTATGGATATTCTAAAATCTGGTACACGTAAAGAAGATCTATTGATAGAGAAAGTCGATCTTCAGAAAGTCTTCGTATTACGCCGCATTCTTTCATCGATGGGAAATACTGATGCCATTGAGTTTTTGATTGATAAACTTAAGCAAACCAAGAACAACGCAGAATTTTTCGATTCAATGAATACATAA
- the mnmE gene encoding tRNA uridine-5-carboxymethylaminomethyl(34) synthesis GTPase MnmE, producing MVPNDIIFALSSGPPPCAIGVIRITGNHCLTVLETMIGTSLVPRRATLVSLKETSGGTMLDRCIALYFASPHSFTGEDCIELHCHGSLATLSAVLTALGKIKGVREAECGEFTRRAFLNNKMDLTAVEGLSDLINARTEAQRKQALDLTSGVLRTLYDGWRHSLVSQRASLEASLDFSDEDSVPDSLRESVWTQTQTLLNSVNHHLENRNYGEIVRNGFRIALLGPPNAGKSSLLNALAKKELAIVTPIPGTTRDILETSLDIDGYLVTISDTAGIRETNDLVEAEGVKRAYRVARSADLVLWLNPADAPEPVPESVTALELISKADLFNREKAKENLCVDTISRDGLNSLIFFISEQIKKYQSGSEHIYLTRERHRRVIESVSQHLVKSLDRNHPPEIHSEELRLASDSLGKLTGSIEVEELLDFIFSEFCIGK from the coding sequence ATGGTCCCTAATGATATCATTTTTGCATTATCGAGTGGCCCTCCCCCTTGTGCGATTGGCGTCATTCGGATTACAGGTAACCATTGCCTGACTGTTCTTGAAACCATGATAGGAACATCGCTCGTGCCTCGTCGGGCTACGCTCGTTTCATTAAAAGAAACGAGCGGCGGGACAATGTTAGATAGATGCATTGCACTTTATTTTGCAAGTCCTCATAGTTTCACAGGAGAGGATTGCATTGAACTTCATTGTCATGGCAGCCTAGCAACTCTATCAGCTGTTTTGACTGCACTAGGTAAAATCAAAGGGGTTCGGGAAGCTGAATGCGGTGAATTTACTCGCAGAGCTTTTTTAAATAATAAAATGGATCTGACTGCCGTTGAGGGATTGTCAGATTTGATTAACGCGCGAACGGAAGCGCAGCGTAAGCAGGCTTTAGATCTCACATCAGGGGTCTTAAGAACACTGTATGACGGATGGCGTCATTCTCTTGTTTCTCAAAGAGCCTCTTTGGAGGCCTCTCTAGATTTTTCTGACGAAGATAGTGTTCCTGATTCCTTAAGGGAATCGGTCTGGACTCAGACACAGACTCTCCTAAATTCAGTGAATCACCATTTGGAGAATAGAAATTATGGGGAAATTGTAAGAAATGGCTTTCGTATTGCCCTTCTTGGTCCTCCTAATGCGGGTAAATCAAGCTTGCTCAATGCGTTAGCAAAAAAAGAGCTTGCGATCGTGACGCCAATTCCTGGTACGACTCGTGATATACTTGAAACATCGCTTGATATTGATGGATATCTTGTCACTATCTCTGACACAGCTGGTATTCGCGAGACGAATGATCTCGTCGAGGCGGAAGGAGTCAAGCGTGCTTATCGTGTTGCCCGGAGTGCGGATCTCGTTCTGTGGCTTAATCCTGCTGATGCACCAGAGCCTGTTCCAGAATCAGTCACAGCGCTCGAGCTTATCAGCAAGGCTGATCTTTTTAATCGAGAGAAAGCAAAGGAAAACTTATGTGTTGATACTATTTCGAGAGATGGTCTTAATTCTCTTATTTTTTTTATTTCTGAACAGATCAAAAAGTATCAATCAGGATCGGAACATATCTATCTGACACGTGAAAGACACAGAAGAGTGATAGAAAGTGTTTCTCAACATCTAGTGAAATCACTCGATCGAAATCATCCCCCAGAAATTCACTCTGAAGAATTACGTTTAGCATCAGATTCCTTAGGAAAACTGACGGGTTCGATCGAAGTAGAGGAGTTGCTAGACTTTATTTTTTCTGAATTCTGTATTGGGAAGTAA